A single genomic interval of Rosistilla ulvae harbors:
- a CDS encoding dihydrodipicolinate synthase family protein: MSNEQFDPKGVIPACLMPFDARLKIDETAYRRHLSDLAGVADVTAITTNGHAAEVHSLTFDEQRRSIEIARDEVAGRVPLVAGVHAGDTSEACRIATMAATAGADGLLVFPSDVLTLGGQQRPECALAHIGAIAKSTDLPLILFQYPMSSGLGYPLDTLLQLCTEFPSIRAIKDWCNDPHLHERHIRELHGLERPVKVLTTHSMWLLSSLVLGCDGLLSGAGSVIADLQVALYQAVQMNDLETARSINDRIYPTVRAFYCDPLLDMHNRMKEALVLLDRLDAAHVRPPLVKLERPEIERIGSLLSEARITPSTVYENGS, encoded by the coding sequence ATGAGTAACGAACAGTTCGATCCCAAAGGCGTTATCCCCGCCTGCCTGATGCCGTTCGACGCCCGCCTGAAGATCGACGAGACTGCTTACCGGCGTCATCTGAGCGATCTCGCAGGCGTCGCGGACGTCACCGCGATCACCACCAACGGACATGCCGCCGAGGTTCATTCGCTCACCTTCGATGAACAGCGGCGGAGCATTGAAATCGCCCGCGACGAAGTCGCTGGACGAGTGCCGTTGGTGGCGGGTGTCCACGCCGGAGACACTAGTGAAGCGTGCCGTATCGCCACCATGGCGGCGACGGCCGGAGCTGATGGCCTGCTGGTATTTCCCTCCGACGTGCTGACATTGGGTGGCCAGCAACGCCCTGAGTGTGCCCTCGCCCACATCGGCGCGATCGCTAAATCTACCGACCTGCCGTTAATCCTGTTTCAGTACCCGATGAGCAGCGGACTTGGTTACCCACTGGACACTTTGCTGCAGCTCTGCACCGAGTTTCCATCGATCCGAGCGATCAAGGACTGGTGCAACGACCCTCACCTTCACGAACGCCACATCCGCGAACTTCACGGACTCGAACGGCCAGTTAAGGTTCTGACGACTCACAGCATGTGGTTGCTGAGTTCGCTGGTACTCGGTTGCGACGGTTTGCTTTCTGGCGCCGGCAGCGTGATCGCCGACCTTCAAGTTGCTCTGTATCAAGCAGTCCAGATGAACGACTTGGAAACGGCCCGATCCATCAACGACCGCATCTACCCGACCGTCCGGGCGTTTTACTGCGACCCTCTTCTCGACATGCACAACCGCATGAAGGAAGCGCTCGTGCTGCTCGACAGACTCGACGCTGCGCATGTGCGCCCGCCGCTAGTGAAGCTCGAACGCCCTGAGATTGAACGCATCGGCTCACTGCTATCGGAAGCTCGAATTACCCCTTCCACGGTTTACGAGAATGGTTCCTGA
- a CDS encoding acetyltransferase, translating to MEIRKAAETERDSLVDIWLRSVRATHDFLSEADIERILPLVRDHALVDLEIWVLADAADEPIGFMGLADDKLEALFLAPEHRRRGGGRRMVDHARDLKGRLRVDVNEQNPAALAFYRSLGFVVEGRSELDSAGMPFPILHLRDPAE from the coding sequence ATGGAGATACGGAAAGCAGCCGAAACCGAGCGTGATTCGCTTGTCGATATCTGGTTGCGTTCGGTTCGGGCGACACACGACTTCCTGAGTGAAGCCGACATCGAGCGGATCCTGCCGCTGGTTCGCGATCACGCGTTGGTCGATCTAGAGATTTGGGTGTTGGCCGACGCTGCGGATGAGCCGATCGGTTTCATGGGGCTAGCGGATGATAAGCTCGAAGCTCTGTTTCTGGCCCCCGAACATCGTCGCCGCGGCGGGGGGCGGCGGATGGTCGATCACGCTCGAGATCTGAAGGGGCGATTGCGAGTCGATGTCAACGAACAGAACCCCGCGGCGCTAGCGTTTTATCGGTCGCTGGGGTTTGTCGTGGAGGGGCGTTCGGAGCTCGATAGCGCCGGGATGCCCTTCCCGATCCTGCATCTGCGGGACCCGGCCGAGTAG
- a CDS encoding CerR family C-terminal domain-containing protein, with product MLNAAGRVFAARGYQNATVREICAAAGVNIASVAYYFGDKMGLYRAVVRLIRDEESRRFPIPDPAVQTDPTERLFAFVRTLLQRMFDTNEDDGWQVRLLIRELQQPTEAMEDIVKDHFAPIQDQLYQNLAELVGEPIDPSSLMHLSFTVIGQCFHYGVCENAVNALLIQRGLAAELDIDELAVHITSVAMAAAANAGFVKHQARLRELIR from the coding sequence TTGCTCAACGCAGCGGGGCGGGTATTTGCTGCTCGCGGTTATCAAAACGCAACCGTCCGCGAGATCTGTGCCGCGGCGGGAGTGAACATCGCCAGCGTCGCGTATTATTTTGGCGATAAGATGGGGTTGTACCGGGCCGTCGTGCGGCTGATTCGCGATGAGGAGTCGCGTCGGTTTCCGATCCCCGACCCGGCTGTGCAAACGGATCCGACGGAGCGATTGTTTGCATTTGTCCGGACGCTGTTGCAGCGGATGTTCGACACCAACGAAGACGATGGATGGCAGGTGCGGTTGTTGATACGCGAACTGCAGCAGCCTACCGAAGCGATGGAAGATATCGTCAAAGATCACTTTGCGCCGATCCAGGATCAGTTGTATCAAAACCTCGCGGAACTGGTGGGGGAACCGATCGATCCAAGTTCATTGATGCATCTTAGTTTTACGGTGATCGGCCAGTGTTTCCACTATGGCGTTTGCGAAAACGCGGTCAACGCGTTGCTGATCCAGCGAGGATTGGCGGCGGAGCTGGATATCGATGAATTGGCGGTCCACATCACCAGCGTCGCGATGGCGGCGGCAGCCAACGCAGGATTCGTCAAGCATCAAGCAAGACTTCGCGAATTGATTCGCTAG
- a CDS encoding efflux RND transporter periplasmic adaptor subunit — MKRLYSKFHKLISGVVLPTATLVACILIFRELGVTTPPERPDPSNSIAAQMQRLAPAEVMPVLSLDKVDGVIDIALEGEVVPYREIQVATEVAGTIIYKSPTVEAGNYVQKGDVLFRIDPTDYELELKRLEQEKKSEYESLREIDQEITNVEKLIEVAKDDELLRDQEIARLARLPKGFASETELDQAQQSRLQALNTRIGFENQLALLRKRRIRQETAEQRVETQLELARKNLERTSIEAPIDGVIFREDVEVNSFIQRGAVMVTMEDTSKAEVAANLRMDQLYWVLDQAHQHAADSSLDSRSYSLPPTPATIEYRINQRDSVYSWEGTLERYDGIGVDAQSRMVPVRLVVDRPADVTGDRAGEGEALSQRMQGPKALVRGMFVRVILHVKPQSSLSLVPNLALQPGNRIWKFQPDASVLAVESPGESTSAQASGPEVAASPFELQAWTAGRLVVLDRITPIVSVTLPTKGAEDEKYWICESRNGDLEPGNFVVVSPLGGVAGDGTDLIRVPAPKSTGGSVARVVDTKLGERSVAQ, encoded by the coding sequence ATGAAACGTCTCTATTCAAAGTTCCACAAATTGATCTCGGGTGTCGTGTTGCCGACGGCAACTCTGGTCGCCTGTATTCTCATCTTCCGCGAACTCGGCGTGACGACGCCCCCCGAACGCCCCGACCCTAGCAATTCGATCGCCGCTCAGATGCAGCGACTGGCTCCCGCCGAGGTGATGCCGGTGCTGTCGTTGGACAAGGTGGATGGCGTTATCGATATCGCGTTGGAGGGAGAGGTGGTTCCCTATCGCGAGATTCAAGTCGCGACCGAGGTGGCGGGGACGATCATCTACAAATCGCCGACGGTCGAAGCGGGCAATTATGTTCAAAAGGGGGACGTTCTATTTCGGATCGATCCCACCGATTACGAACTGGAATTGAAACGCTTGGAACAAGAGAAGAAATCGGAATACGAATCGCTGCGTGAGATCGATCAAGAGATTACCAACGTCGAGAAGTTGATCGAAGTTGCCAAAGACGATGAGCTGTTGCGGGACCAAGAGATCGCGCGGTTGGCGCGGTTGCCCAAGGGATTTGCTAGTGAAACCGAGTTGGATCAAGCACAGCAGTCGCGTCTGCAGGCGTTGAACACTCGGATCGGATTTGAAAACCAATTGGCGCTGCTGCGGAAGCGTCGCATCCGCCAAGAGACAGCGGAGCAGCGCGTGGAGACTCAGCTGGAACTGGCTCGCAAGAACCTGGAGCGAACCAGCATCGAAGCACCGATCGATGGCGTGATCTTTCGCGAAGATGTCGAGGTCAATTCGTTCATCCAACGCGGTGCGGTGATGGTCACGATGGAGGATACATCCAAGGCTGAGGTCGCTGCAAATCTGCGGATGGACCAGTTGTACTGGGTGTTGGATCAGGCTCACCAGCATGCTGCCGATTCGTCGCTCGACAGCCGCAGTTACAGCCTGCCGCCGACCCCTGCGACGATCGAATATCGCATCAACCAACGCGATTCGGTCTATTCGTGGGAGGGAACGTTGGAGCGATACGATGGGATTGGAGTCGACGCGCAGAGCCGGATGGTGCCGGTTCGATTGGTCGTCGATCGGCCAGCTGATGTGACCGGCGACAGGGCTGGTGAAGGGGAAGCGTTGAGTCAGCGGATGCAGGGTCCCAAGGCGCTTGTGCGGGGGATGTTTGTGCGAGTCATCTTGCACGTGAAACCGCAGTCGTCGCTTTCGTTGGTTCCCAACTTGGCGCTGCAGCCTGGCAATCGGATCTGGAAGTTCCAGCCCGACGCAAGCGTATTGGCGGTGGAATCGCCGGGCGAATCGACGTCGGCGCAGGCGTCCGGGCCGGAAGTGGCTGCTTCGCCGTTCGAACTCCAGGCGTGGACCGCGGGGCGTTTGGTGGTGTTGGACCGAATCACGCCGATCGTTTCGGTAACGCTTCCGACGAAGGGGGCCGAGGACGAAAAGTATTGGATTTGTGAATCGCGCAACGGCGATCTGGAGCCGGGCAATTTTGTCGTCGTTTCGCCGCTGGGAGGCGTTGCGGGAGACGGCACCGATTTGATTCGAGTTCCCGCGCCGAAGTCGACTGGTGGCAGCGTCGCTCGCGTTGTCGACACCAAGTTGGGCGAGCGGTCGGTCGCTCAATAG
- a CDS encoding efflux RND transporter permease subunit: MKSVIRWAITNSPGMNVIMLATMLLGAACFYGMRREVFPEFELEIVVVTVPYPGATPEDVEDGICQKIEEAVRSIEGIKKVTSIAQEGSGSVIMELQADVADVQKVLNEIDREVARIPSFPDLTEEPTVQQITFRTPAIRVAVVGPRTDDPDSELRLRSVVEDLRDDLLQLKTVSATSIMGAKPFQIDVEVSEEMLRKYGLSLKQIAAILRARNIELPGGQLKSDGQEVLLRAKNKGRFGDEIGRLPIITQSNGSVLTVNDIGTVRDAFEDLTSISEINGEPAMVVNVERTKSEDLLAMVREVREYVDRALPPEPQGVSRFQRLKKWLTRSSDADQDPEAEAADAEPKAGGLAPRLPPGYKLVVWGDTSQDVQDRLSLLIRNGASGLALVFLVLALFLELRLAFWVALGIPISILGAGCILWYGDKTLNMLSLFSFLVALGIVVDDAIIVGENIFAHRQQGKKRLRAAIDGAAEVLPSVTASVSTTVIAFSPMFFVSGVMGKFMAVIPFAVIAMLVISLLESLFVLPAHLAHEHSGFFRFLNVLLYPLRPVGMLLSAVGSRSSRGLEWFAEHVYLPVFKYALQFPTIPISIAIGMLIVTVGMVRGGIVQKNLFPKLDSNNVKATVVFPDGTPVAITDAATQKMEQAIRQVSAEIAAERSAAENKTPLELYPDSPLNMTGPVKLTFRQVGSMTTGGGAAEQTTSGSHAGQVLVELYDTNVRTTKSSDLLNRWRDAVGELPGAESVVFGTEDMGPGGAAIEFKLLAPADKMDALELATEAAKAQLASKEGVFDIRDDNTPGKWEFQFKVKEDALATGVTPTDLGETVRNAYYGAEVMRLQRGRNEVKLMVRYPKEQRSTLGNFNEIFVRTDAPNQMESVERPITELAELDIRRGFSEINRVDQRRSITITADIDETKANGSDIVTYLQREFEPTLQESFPGVSIRWEGQQEQSRESVGSLMIGFGVAMFCMFILLVLQFRSYFQPLLILAIIPFGMIGAVWGHALMGLPLSLFSMFGLVALAGVVVNDSIVLVDFINSRIRAGEPPVMALMESGQRRFRPVILTSFTTIAGLLPLLMERSFQAQLLIPMATSLAFGLLTATALVLFMVPILYMLYLKMLDRFGIPYTDHTATNLEIQTHPSTD, from the coding sequence ATGAAAAGTGTCATTCGTTGGGCGATCACCAATTCGCCAGGCATGAACGTGATCATGCTGGCTACGATGCTGTTGGGCGCTGCCTGTTTCTACGGCATGCGTCGCGAGGTGTTTCCGGAGTTCGAATTGGAGATCGTCGTGGTGACGGTTCCCTATCCCGGTGCCACGCCCGAGGATGTCGAAGACGGGATCTGCCAGAAGATCGAAGAAGCGGTGCGGTCGATCGAAGGGATCAAGAAGGTCACCTCGATCGCTCAAGAAGGCAGCGGCAGCGTGATCATGGAATTGCAGGCCGACGTGGCCGATGTGCAAAAGGTGCTGAACGAGATCGATCGCGAAGTCGCTCGGATTCCCAGCTTTCCCGATCTGACCGAAGAACCGACGGTCCAACAGATCACCTTCCGGACGCCCGCGATCCGCGTTGCCGTGGTCGGTCCGCGAACCGACGACCCCGATTCCGAACTGCGCCTGCGTAGCGTGGTCGAAGATCTGCGCGACGATCTGTTGCAATTGAAAACCGTTTCGGCAACCAGCATCATGGGGGCCAAACCGTTCCAGATCGATGTCGAAGTCTCCGAGGAGATGTTGCGCAAATATGGGCTGTCGCTAAAACAGATCGCTGCGATCCTGCGGGCGCGGAACATCGAATTACCCGGCGGGCAATTGAAGTCCGACGGTCAGGAGGTATTGCTGCGAGCGAAGAACAAAGGTCGCTTTGGCGATGAGATCGGGCGGCTGCCGATCATCACGCAATCCAACGGTTCGGTGCTGACCGTCAACGATATCGGCACCGTTCGCGATGCCTTTGAAGATCTGACCAGCATCAGCGAAATCAATGGCGAACCGGCGATGGTCGTCAACGTCGAGCGGACCAAAAGCGAAGATCTGCTGGCGATGGTCCGCGAGGTCCGCGAGTATGTCGATCGCGCGTTGCCTCCCGAACCGCAAGGCGTCAGCCGTTTCCAGCGACTGAAAAAGTGGCTCACCCGCAGTTCCGACGCCGATCAGGATCCGGAAGCGGAGGCGGCCGATGCCGAACCAAAAGCTGGCGGATTGGCACCGCGGTTGCCACCGGGATACAAGTTGGTCGTTTGGGGCGACACCAGCCAAGACGTGCAGGATCGTTTGAGTCTATTGATCCGCAACGGTGCGTCGGGGTTGGCGTTGGTCTTTTTGGTGTTGGCCCTGTTCCTGGAACTGCGACTCGCATTTTGGGTGGCGCTGGGGATTCCGATCTCGATCCTCGGGGCCGGATGTATTCTGTGGTACGGCGACAAGACGCTGAACATGTTGAGTCTGTTTTCGTTCCTGGTCGCGCTGGGGATCGTGGTCGACGATGCGATCATCGTGGGGGAGAACATCTTCGCTCATCGCCAGCAGGGGAAGAAGCGATTGCGAGCGGCAATCGATGGTGCGGCGGAGGTTTTGCCTAGCGTCACCGCTTCGGTCTCGACGACTGTGATCGCATTTTCGCCGATGTTTTTTGTCTCCGGCGTGATGGGGAAGTTCATGGCTGTGATCCCGTTTGCTGTGATCGCGATGCTAGTGATTTCGCTGTTGGAAAGTTTGTTTGTCCTGCCGGCTCACCTGGCTCACGAACACTCGGGCTTCTTCCGTTTCCTGAACGTGCTGTTGTATCCGCTGCGTCCGGTCGGAATGTTGTTGTCGGCGGTCGGAAGCCGTAGCAGTCGCGGTTTGGAGTGGTTTGCTGAGCATGTCTATCTGCCCGTCTTCAAATACGCGTTGCAGTTCCCGACGATCCCGATCAGCATCGCGATCGGAATGTTGATCGTCACGGTGGGAATGGTCCGCGGCGGGATCGTGCAGAAAAATCTGTTCCCCAAGCTCGATAGCAACAACGTCAAAGCGACGGTTGTCTTTCCCGACGGGACGCCGGTCGCGATCACCGACGCGGCGACGCAAAAGATGGAGCAAGCGATTCGGCAAGTGAGTGCCGAGATCGCGGCGGAGCGATCGGCAGCGGAGAACAAGACACCGCTGGAGTTGTATCCCGACAGCCCACTGAATATGACCGGCCCGGTGAAGCTGACGTTTCGCCAAGTTGGATCGATGACAACCGGAGGCGGCGCGGCGGAGCAGACGACCAGTGGCAGCCACGCCGGGCAGGTGTTGGTCGAATTGTACGACACCAACGTCCGAACGACTAAGTCGAGCGATCTGTTGAATCGCTGGCGCGATGCGGTCGGCGAACTGCCAGGTGCCGAGAGCGTCGTCTTTGGAACCGAGGACATGGGCCCCGGCGGAGCGGCTATCGAATTCAAGCTGTTGGCTCCGGCTGACAAGATGGACGCGTTGGAATTGGCGACCGAAGCGGCGAAGGCGCAATTGGCCAGCAAAGAGGGTGTGTTTGATATCCGCGACGACAACACGCCGGGCAAGTGGGAATTTCAGTTCAAGGTGAAAGAGGATGCGTTGGCGACCGGCGTGACGCCAACCGATTTGGGCGAAACGGTTCGGAATGCCTATTACGGTGCGGAAGTGATGCGTCTGCAGCGGGGCCGCAATGAAGTTAAATTGATGGTCCGGTATCCCAAGGAACAGCGGAGCACGCTGGGAAACTTCAACGAGATCTTTGTCCGCACCGACGCACCGAACCAGATGGAGTCGGTGGAGCGGCCGATCACCGAATTGGCCGAGCTCGATATCCGTCGCGGATTTTCCGAGATCAATCGCGTCGATCAACGCCGCTCGATCACGATTACCGCCGACATCGACGAAACCAAGGCAAACGGTTCCGATATCGTGACCTACTTGCAGCGAGAGTTCGAACCGACGCTGCAGGAAAGTTTCCCCGGCGTAAGTATTCGTTGGGAGGGGCAGCAGGAACAGAGTCGCGAGTCGGTCGGCAGTTTGATGATCGGATTTGGCGTGGCGATGTTCTGCATGTTCATCCTGCTGGTGCTTCAGTTCCGCAGCTATTTCCAACCGCTGCTGATCTTGGCGATCATTCCGTTCGGGATGATCGGAGCTGTCTGGGGGCACGCGTTAATGGGCTTGCCGCTGTCGCTGTTCAGCATGTTTGGGCTGGTCGCGTTGGCGGGCGTGGTGGTCAACGATTCGATCGTCCTTGTCGACTTCATCAATTCCCGGATCCGCGCCGGCGAACCGCCGGTGATGGCATTGATGGAATCGGGGCAACGCCGCTTCCGGCCGGTGATCTTAACCAGTTTCACCACGATCGCGGGATTGTTGCCGCTGTTGATGGAACGCTCTTTCCAAGCTCAGTTGCTGATTCCGATGGCGACAAGTTTGGCGTTTGGATTGTTGACCGCCACCGCGCTGGTGCTGTTTATGGTCCCGATCCTGTACATGCTGTACTTGAAGATGCTGGATCGGTTTGGCATTCCCTATACCGATCACACAGCGACGAACCTCGAGATCCAAACGCATCCGTCGACCGACTGA
- a CDS encoding putative sugar nucleotidyl transferase: MRILLFEDSSTDQLAPITVSRPAYAITCASYRLIDWVRRMNASIAGEVRAYLQPIQQADFADLQSPADWQQGSEPVLAINARCVPSIENFQAFQRIAARQNSGIVKSGHDVAAILLMPQDLIRSKSLPGTSVSQQMMAVDGIAPIDESVAMFDWPHEVVRWHMQLMNASLEDRIAQGNYEQREDGVFLAPGAKIGDYAVIDTSEGPILLDENVTVGPFCYLSGPVYAGPGTRVIEHAALKDGVSLGHTVKIGGEVEASVIEPYTNKQHHGFLGHSYLGSWINLGAGTCNSDLKNTYGRINIEYDDRKMATEMQFLGCIVGDYSKSAINTGIFTGKVIGVCSMLYGFVTQNVPSFMNYAQIFGQVAEIPADVMVATQARMFARRKVQQRQCDIDLIRAMYDQTSSQREQVDHSEIF, encoded by the coding sequence ATGCGGATCTTGCTCTTCGAAGACAGTTCGACCGACCAACTGGCTCCAATCACCGTCAGCCGCCCGGCGTATGCGATTACCTGCGCCAGCTATCGCTTGATCGATTGGGTCCGCCGCATGAACGCCTCGATCGCCGGCGAGGTTCGAGCGTATCTGCAACCGATCCAACAAGCCGACTTTGCCGACCTCCAGAGCCCCGCGGATTGGCAACAGGGAAGCGAACCGGTCCTGGCGATCAACGCGCGGTGTGTCCCTAGCATCGAGAACTTCCAAGCATTCCAGCGGATTGCCGCCCGCCAAAACTCAGGGATCGTGAAATCGGGACACGACGTCGCGGCGATCCTGTTGATGCCGCAAGATCTGATCCGATCGAAATCGTTGCCCGGGACAAGCGTCAGCCAGCAGATGATGGCGGTCGACGGGATCGCACCGATCGACGAATCGGTGGCGATGTTCGACTGGCCTCACGAAGTCGTCCGCTGGCACATGCAATTGATGAATGCGTCGCTGGAAGACCGGATCGCCCAGGGCAATTACGAACAGCGCGAAGATGGCGTGTTCCTCGCCCCCGGTGCCAAGATCGGCGACTACGCGGTGATCGACACTTCCGAAGGCCCAATCCTGTTAGACGAAAACGTTACGGTCGGACCGTTTTGTTATCTCAGCGGCCCCGTCTACGCGGGACCGGGAACTCGCGTGATCGAACACGCGGCCCTTAAGGATGGCGTGTCGCTAGGGCATACGGTGAAGATCGGCGGCGAGGTCGAAGCGTCGGTGATCGAACCCTACACCAACAAGCAGCATCACGGATTTCTGGGGCACAGCTACCTAGGCAGCTGGATCAACCTCGGTGCTGGAACCTGTAACAGCGATCTGAAGAACACCTACGGCCGGATCAACATCGAATACGACGACCGCAAGATGGCGACGGAGATGCAGTTCCTGGGTTGCATCGTCGGCGACTACTCCAAGTCGGCGATCAATACAGGCATCTTCACCGGCAAGGTGATCGGCGTCTGCAGCATGCTGTATGGGTTCGTCACGCAAAACGTCCCCAGCTTTATGAACTACGCCCAGATCTTTGGGCAAGTCGCCGAGATCCCAGCCGACGTGATGGTCGCAACCCAGGCGCGGATGTTCGCCCGCCGAAAGGTTCAACAGCGGCAGTGCGACATCGACCTGATTCGCGCGATGTATGACCAGACCAGCAGCCAACGCGAACAGGTCGATCACTCCGAGATCTTTTAG